A region of Lycium barbarum isolate Lr01 chromosome 1, ASM1917538v2, whole genome shotgun sequence DNA encodes the following proteins:
- the LOC132631603 gene encoding glycine-rich cell wall structural protein-like, translated as MKNSKALIYTLLTFLFITISLTFTTQSDNNNGGGFGFVPGGGFNIPGFGPGGSGGYGGGFGGPTGGHAKGGIIRPTVVCKDKGPCFGKKLKCPSKCFKSFSRAGKGYGYGGGSGGCTMDCKKKCVAYC; from the coding sequence atgaagaattcAAAAGCTCTCATCTACACTCTCTTAACTTTCTTGTTCATCACAATTTCCTTAACTTTCACTACTCAAAGTGACAATAATAATGGTGGTGGATTTGGATTTGTGCCTGGTGGTGGATTCAATATCCCTGGATTTGGGCCTGGTGGTAGTGGAGGATATGGTGGTGGATTTGGAGGCCCAACAGGAGGACATGCTAAAGGTGGTATCATAAGGCCAACTGTTGTTTGCAAAGATAAAGGTCCATGTTTTGGTAAAAAATTAAAGTGTCCATCAAAGTGTTTCAAGTCATTTAGTAGAGCTGGAAAAGGTTATGGTTATGGTGGTGGGAGTGGTGGATGTACCATGGATTGCAAGAAGAAATGTGTTGCATATTGTTAA